A part of Brassica rapa cultivar Chiifu-401-42 chromosome A05, CAAS_Brap_v3.01, whole genome shotgun sequence genomic DNA contains:
- the LOC103867648 gene encoding probable beta-1,3-galactosyltransferase 3 isoform X1 has translation MSPKIKGENLYSRSFVSRKWTFLLCFASFCFGIFFTDRMWNIPESNDMARPSVTEAERLKLISEGCGPKTLYQKEVKRDPQVLFGEVSKTHNAIQTLDKTISSLEMELAAARSAQESLTNGAPVSNDVEKNQSPGKKRRYLMVVGINTAFSSRKRRDSIRTTWMPQGEKRKKLEEEKGIIIRFVIGHSATAGGILDRSIEAEDKKHGDFMRLDHVEGYLELSGKTKTYFSTAFSMWDADFYIKVDDDVHVNIATLGETLVRHRKKPRVYIGCMKSGPVLSQKGVRYHEPEYWKFGENGNKYFRHATGQLYAISRDLASYISINQHVLHKYANEDVTLGAWFIGLDVTHIDDRRLCCGTPPDCEWKAQAGNICVASFDWTCSGICRSADRIKEVHRRCGEPENAIWKATF, from the exons atgtctCCAAAGATCAAAGGAGAGAATCTTTACTCTAGAAGCTTCGTATCAAGAAAATGGACGTTTCTACTCTGTTTTGCAAGTTTCTGCTTCGGGATATTTTTCACCGATAG GATGTGGAATATTCCAGAGTCTAACGACATGGCTCGACCATCCGTGACAGAAGCTGAAAGATTGAAGCTTATCTCCGAAGGCTGTGGTCCTAAAACA CTTTACCAGAAAGAAGTAAAACGCGACCCCCAGGTTTTGTTTGGAGAAGTCTCCAAGACTCATAACGCTATACA GACATTGGACAAGACCATTTCAAGCTTAGAGATGGAGTTAGCCGCAGCTAGATCAGCTCAGGAGTCTTTAACGAACGGTGCTCCTGTTTCTAATGATGTGGAGAAGAACCAATCACCAgggaagaaaagaagatatttgaTGGTTGTGGGGATTAACACTGCTTTTAGTAGCCGAAAGAGAAGAGATTCTATTCGAACTACTTGGATGCCTCAAG gtgaaaaaagaaagaaattggAGGAAGAAAAGGGAATTATTATCCGGTTTGTGATTGGTCATAG TGCCACAGCTGGGGGAATCCTAGACCGATCCATTGAAGCAGAGGACAAGAAGCATGGAGATTTCATGAGATTg GACCATGTTGAAGGATACTTAGAGTTATCaggcaaaacaaaaacatatttttctacaGCCTTCTCAATGTGGGATGCAGATTTCTATATCAAAGTAGATGATGATGTTCATGTAAATATCG CAACTCTTGGAGAAACTCTTGTTAGACACAGGAAAAAACCTCGAGTCTATATCGGCTGCATGAAGTCTGGTCCAGTACTATCTCAAAA AGGAGTTAGATACCACGAGCCAGAGTATTGGAAGTTTGGTGAGAACGGGAACAAGTACTTCCGTCACGCTACTGGACAGCTATACGCCATTTCAAGAGACTTGGCTTCTTATATTTCCATTAATCA GCATGTTCTGCACAAATATGCAAATGAGGATGTTACATTGGGTGCTTGGTTTATCGGTCTTGATGTCACCCATATCGATGACAGAAGACTATGTTGCGGCACTCCTCCTG ATTGTGAATGGAAGGCACAAGCAGGGAACATATGTGTTGCTTCATTTGACTGGACATGTAGCGGTATCTGCAGATCCGCTGATCGCATAAAGGAGGTTCACAGGAGATGTGGTGAACCGGAGAACGCTATTTGGAAAGCTACATTTTGA
- the LOC103867841 gene encoding uncharacterized protein LOC103867841 translates to MDKAMLAMSLTDDDDAPYNLPDLPQYYATERNSNSLIGRLLNPTHQNMAKLILEMPRKWQKYNRVRGIALTKERFQFIFNHAHDLEEVLEKGFHTFDDWGLAVERWVERPPPGFLQNVQIWMQIKNIPVNHYTKPAITELGGLIGHVVEVAFDPDKPQRQDYVRVKILLDVSKPLKKSRILNLPGGGQTTILYFYEKVQKRCTHCQRLTHAKDRCPFLAHQQDIPRNITPNVSSSQQGQAHLTLSESDPLYGVLNENQVGINPLTGRPKINPEVLQEMRNYLLASNNEDRLIREQRVISSVKEAENDPITRKTILQLEPPPIFTTNLNKGKGIVFGYDTDSSSTQSLVKDHQSSKLMAGAIAAGRNPAYKDLDAFSRLSLPYSSSSTGTQFTSSSTEISGASLIKGKRRRRPGKFTRLARSKERTTAVAGSSKNPILKEAGQVKRKAEVDLGGASKVARNNASKTVPTEGLSNV, encoded by the coding sequence ATGGATAAAGCAATGCTAGCTATGTCTCTtacagatgatgatgatgcaccTTATAATCTCCCGGATCTTCCTCAATACTATGCTACAGAAAGAAACTCAAACAGTTTGATCGGTCGTCTTCTCAACCCAACTCATCAAAATATGGCGAAACTGATCCTTGAGATGCCTCGCAAATGGCAAAAATATAACCGCGTTAGAGGAATCGCTCTTACAAAAGAGAGATTTCAGTTTATTTTCAACCATGCACATGATCTAGAAGAAGTTCTAGAGAAAGGTTTCCATACCTTTGATGATTGGGGCCTAGCGGTTGAAAGATGGGTTGAACGTCCTCCTCCGGGTTTTCTCCAAAACGTACAAATCTGGATGCAAATCAAGAACATACCGGTGAATCACTACACGAAACCGGCTATCACTGAACTCGGTGGTTTAATTGGTCATGTAGTAGAAGTGGCTTTTGATCCTGACAAGCCTCAGAGACAAGATTATGTACGAGTCAAAATTCTCCTTGATGTCTCTAAACCGTTGAAGAAATCAAGAATTCTAAATTTACCAGGAGGAGGGCAAACTACAATCctctatttttatgaaaaagttCAGAAGCGCTGTACTCACTGTCAGAGGCTTACACATGCAAAGGATCGTTGCCCTTTTCTAGCTCACCAACAAGacattccgaggaacataactcCTAATGTGTCCTCTTCTCAACAGGGTCAAGCTCATCTTACCTTATCTGAATCAGATCCTCTCTATGGAGTCTTGAATGAGAATCAGGTGGGCATCAATCCTTTAACTGGACGGCCAAAGATAAACCCGGAGGTTCTACAAGAAATGAGGAACTATCTTTTGGCGTCAAATAATGAAGACAGATTGATCAGGGAACAAAGAGTGATATCATCGGTTAAAGAAGCAGAGAATGATCCTATCACAAGGAAAACGATCTTGCAGCTGGAACCTCCTCCAATTTTCACCACAAATCTCAACAAAGGAAAAGGAATTGTGTTTGGATATGATACTGACTCTTCCTCAACACAGTCTCTTGTCAAAGATCACCAAAGTTCGAAGCTAATGGCTGGAGCGATAGCGGCAGGACGTAATCCAGCTTATAAGGATCTGGATGCTTTCTCTAGACTCTCTCTTCCTTACTCTTCAAGCTCAACGGGTACTCAGTTCACCTCTTCCTCAACTGAAATCTCCGGAGCTTCTCTCATCAAGGGTAAGAGGCGTCGAAGACCAGGGAAATTCACAAGGTTAGCTCGCTCAAAAGAAAGAACAACAGCAGTTGCGGGTTCTTCGAAGAATCCTATTTTAAAAGAAGCTGGTCAAGTTAAAAGGAAAGCGGAAGTAGACTTGGGGGGTGCATCCAAAGTTGCTCGAAACAATGCATCAAAGACGGTCCCAACTGAGGGACTGTCCAACGTTTAA
- the LOC103867651 gene encoding transcription factor MYB101, which translates to MDGGGETRVTEAKVRGMKKGPWTTTEDAILTEYVRKHGEGNWNAVQKNSGLFRCGKSCRLRWANHLRPNLKKGSFSPDEEKMIIELHARLGNKWARMASQLPGRTDNEIKNYWNTRMKRRQRDGLPLYPQETQNQGINNDDEFEFNSFQFQNQDHGNHQNMFHYSSNTPSSSSSFSSSSSQPSKRLCLDPLISSNPGLNQIPESPMNFSMFSLYNNSLENDHSLENDNNQFLKYSSSSSNEFCNPNQLLELPSENSDTNNTNKKDIDAMSYSSLLMGDHETRPSCFPFGLDNAVLELPSSSKTPTHWFTSNTILDDGVPLEPPAGNSGLLDAVLEESQALSRRGNYNDFTVSSSDLGEDQDKRVKMDCANRLINHNPSHLSSFGTYPNFYKRYNEPTMEKAIVDDDDDILMSLLNNFPSTTLLPDDWYGTKDIQTGVSQSGNHQDNKRVELHKAPPSPNTVDPLASLGSCYWDNMPSIF; encoded by the exons ATGGACGGTGGTGGAGAGACGAGGGTGACGGAGGCCAAGGTGAGAGGGATGAAGAAAGGGCCATGGACGACGACGGAGGATGCAATCTTGACCGAGTACGTGAGGAAACACGGGGAAGGTAACTGGAACGCGGTGCAGAAGAACTCAGGCTTGTTCAGGTGTGGGAAAAGCTGCCGTCTACGGTGGGCGAATCATCTCCGGCCAAATCTGAAGAAAGGATCTTTTAGTCCTGATGAAGAGAAGATGATTATCGAGCTTCACGCTAGGTTGGGAAACAAATGGGCTCGCATGGCTTCTCAG TTACCTGGACGAACAGACAACGAGATCAAAAACTATTGGAACACAAGGATGAAGAGAAGACAACGCGATGGTTTGCCTCTATACCCTCAAGAGACTCAGAATCAAGGGATTAATAATGATGACGAGTTTGAGTTTAATTCATTTCAATTCCAAAACCAAGACCATGGTAATCACCAAAACATGTTTCACTACTCCTCTAATACTCCATCATCCTcgtcttctttctcttcttcgtcttctcaaCCTTCAAAGAGGTTGTGTTTAGATCCCTTAATCTCTTCTAATCCTGGCCTAAACCAGATCCCTGAGTCTCCCATGAATTTTTCAATGTTCTCTCTTTACAACAATAGCCTTGAGAATGACCATAGCCTTGAGAATGACAACAACCAGTTTTTAAAATACTCATCCTCATCGTCCAATGAGTTTTGCAATCCAAACCAACTTCTTGAGCTACCATCCGAGAATTCGGACACAAACAATACGAATAAGAAAGACATTGATGCTATGAGCTATAGTTCATTGCTTATGGGAGATCATGAGACAAGACCGAGTTGTTTCCCTTTCGGACTAGACAATGCCGTCTTAGAGCTGCCTTCATCATCCAAAACACCGACCCATTGGTTCACTTCGAATACTATACTTGACGATGGTGTCCCCCTTGAACCACCTGCGGGTAACAGTGGACTGCTTGATGCTGTCTTGGAGGAGTCTCAAGCCTTGTCTCGCCGTGGAAACTACAATGACTTTACAGTTTCTTCGAGTGATCTAGGTGAGGATCAAGACAAGAGAGTGAAAATGGATTGTGCGAATCGGTTGATAAACCATAATCCTTCTCATCTATCATCATTCG GAACATACCCTAATTTTTACAAGAGATACAATGAGCCAACAATGGAGAAGGCAATAGTGGATGATGACGACGACATATTGATGAGCCTTCTCAACAACTTCCCTTCAACCACACTGTTGCCTGATGATTGGTATGGGACGAAAGATATCCAAACGGGAGTCTCACAAAGCGGAAACCATCAAGATAACAAAAGAGTGGAACTACACAAGGCACCGCCTTCCCCCAATACTGTGGATCCTCTGGCCTCGTTGGGTTCATGCTACTGGGACAACATGCCTAGTATCTTCTAA
- the LOC103867649 gene encoding ent-kaurenoic acid oxidase 2, with product MTETVWIMMWLPLVVMGLFVLKWLLKRVNVWIYESKLGEKRHYLPPGDLGWPFIGNMLPFLRAFKTSDPDSFIRTYITRYGHNGVYKVHMFGNPSVIVTTPETCRKVLTDDDCFQPGWPKSTMELIGKKSFIGISFEEHKRLRRLTAAPVNGHEALSVYIKYIEETVVTALENWSKMGEIEFLTHVRKLTFRIIMYIFMSTESEHVMDALEREYTNLNYGVRAMAINIPGFAYHKALKARKKLVAAFQSSVTNRRNQRKQNVSTNKKDMLDNLIEAKDENGRTLEDEEIIDVLLMYLNAGHESSGHTIMWATIFLQEHPEILQKAKEEQERIVKKRAPGQSLTLKETREMEYLSQVIDETLRVITFSLTAFREAKSDVQMNGYIIPKGWKVLTWFRDVHLDPEIYPDPKKFDPSRWEGYTPKAGTFLPFGLGSHLCPGNDLAKLEISIFLHHFLLKYRVERSNPGCPVMFLPHTRPKDNCLARITKTAP from the exons ATGACTGAAACGGTTTGGATCATGATGTGGTTACCTTTGGTAGTAATGGGATTGTTTGTTCTTAAATGGTTGTTGAAGAGAGTGAATGTTTGGATTTATGAGTCCAAACTTGGGGAGAAGAGACACTATCTACCACCAGGAGATTTGGGATGGCCTTTCATAGGCAACATGTTGCCCTTTCTTAGAGCTTTCAAAACATCTGATCCTGATTCCTTCATCAGAACCTACATCACAAG GTATGGACATAACGGTGTTTATAAAGTACACATGTTTGGGAACCCAAGTGTAATAGTAACAACACCGGAGACTTGTCGGAAAGTTCTAACGGATGATGACTGCTTCCAGCCAGGCTGGCCAAAATCCACCATGGAACTCATTGGCAAGAAGTCATTTATCGGTATCTCCTTTGAAGAACACAAGCGGCTCAGGCGTTTGACCGCTGCTCCTGTCAATGGACATGAAGCTCTCTCTGTCTACATAAAGTACATTGAAGAAACTGTTGTTACCGCTCTAGAAAACTGGTCCAAGATGGGAGAAATCGAGTTCTTGACTCATGTGCGCAAGCTAACGTTTAGGATCATCATGTACATATTTATGAGCACAGAGAGTGAGCATGTTATGGATGCATTGGAAAGGGAGTATACTAACCTTAACTATGGAGTTAGAGCAATGGCTATTAATATTCCTGGCTTTGCTTATCATAAAGCACTTAAG gCGAGGAAAAAACTTGTAGCTGCCTTTCAATCCTCAGTGACTAACAGAAGAAACCAAAGGAAGCAGAATGTATCAACCAATAAGAAAGACATGTTGGATAATCTAATAGAGGCTAAAGATGAAAACGGGAGAACTCTAGAGGATGAGGAGATTATAGACGTTTTGTTAATGTATCTTAATGCCGGTCATGAATCTTCTGGACACACCATTATGTGGGCTACCATTTTCCTTCAGGAACACCCTGAGATTCTACAAAAGGCAAAG GAAGAACAAGAGAGGATTGTTAAAAAGAGAGCACCGGGACAGAGTTTGACTCTTAAAGAGACACGTGAGATGGAGTATCTTTCCCAG GTTATTGATGAGACACTTCGAGTAATAACATTCTCTTTAACGGCCTTCCGGGAAGCAAAGAGTGATGTCCAAATGAATG gCTATATCATACCAAAAGGCTGGAAGGTTCTGACATGGTTCAGGGACGTTCACCTGGATCCTGAGATCTACCCTGATCCAAAAAAATTTGATCCTTCAAGATGGGAG GGATACACACCAAAGGCAGGCACATTCCTTCCTTTTGGTTTAGGAAGCCATCTCTGTCCAGGAAACGATCTTGCCAAGCTCGAGATTTCCATTTTTCTTCATCACTTCCTCCTCAAATACCG GGTGGAGAGGAGCAATCCTGGTTGTCCGGTGATGTTTTTGCCTCACACCAGACCCAAGGATAATTGCTTGGCAAGAATCACCAAAACGGCGCCGTAA
- the LOC103867648 gene encoding probable beta-1,3-galactosyltransferase 3 isoform X2: MSPKIKGENLYSRSFVSRKWTFLLCFASFCFGIFFTDRMWNIPESNDMARPSVTEAERLKLISEGCGPKTKEVKRDPQVLFGEVSKTHNAIQTLDKTISSLEMELAAARSAQESLTNGAPVSNDVEKNQSPGKKRRYLMVVGINTAFSSRKRRDSIRTTWMPQGEKRKKLEEEKGIIIRFVIGHSATAGGILDRSIEAEDKKHGDFMRLDHVEGYLELSGKTKTYFSTAFSMWDADFYIKVDDDVHVNIATLGETLVRHRKKPRVYIGCMKSGPVLSQKGVRYHEPEYWKFGENGNKYFRHATGQLYAISRDLASYISINQHVLHKYANEDVTLGAWFIGLDVTHIDDRRLCCGTPPDCEWKAQAGNICVASFDWTCSGICRSADRIKEVHRRCGEPENAIWKATF, encoded by the exons atgtctCCAAAGATCAAAGGAGAGAATCTTTACTCTAGAAGCTTCGTATCAAGAAAATGGACGTTTCTACTCTGTTTTGCAAGTTTCTGCTTCGGGATATTTTTCACCGATAG GATGTGGAATATTCCAGAGTCTAACGACATGGCTCGACCATCCGTGACAGAAGCTGAAAGATTGAAGCTTATCTCCGAAGGCTGTGGTCCTAAAACA AAAGAAGTAAAACGCGACCCCCAGGTTTTGTTTGGAGAAGTCTCCAAGACTCATAACGCTATACA GACATTGGACAAGACCATTTCAAGCTTAGAGATGGAGTTAGCCGCAGCTAGATCAGCTCAGGAGTCTTTAACGAACGGTGCTCCTGTTTCTAATGATGTGGAGAAGAACCAATCACCAgggaagaaaagaagatatttgaTGGTTGTGGGGATTAACACTGCTTTTAGTAGCCGAAAGAGAAGAGATTCTATTCGAACTACTTGGATGCCTCAAG gtgaaaaaagaaagaaattggAGGAAGAAAAGGGAATTATTATCCGGTTTGTGATTGGTCATAG TGCCACAGCTGGGGGAATCCTAGACCGATCCATTGAAGCAGAGGACAAGAAGCATGGAGATTTCATGAGATTg GACCATGTTGAAGGATACTTAGAGTTATCaggcaaaacaaaaacatatttttctacaGCCTTCTCAATGTGGGATGCAGATTTCTATATCAAAGTAGATGATGATGTTCATGTAAATATCG CAACTCTTGGAGAAACTCTTGTTAGACACAGGAAAAAACCTCGAGTCTATATCGGCTGCATGAAGTCTGGTCCAGTACTATCTCAAAA AGGAGTTAGATACCACGAGCCAGAGTATTGGAAGTTTGGTGAGAACGGGAACAAGTACTTCCGTCACGCTACTGGACAGCTATACGCCATTTCAAGAGACTTGGCTTCTTATATTTCCATTAATCA GCATGTTCTGCACAAATATGCAAATGAGGATGTTACATTGGGTGCTTGGTTTATCGGTCTTGATGTCACCCATATCGATGACAGAAGACTATGTTGCGGCACTCCTCCTG ATTGTGAATGGAAGGCACAAGCAGGGAACATATGTGTTGCTTCATTTGACTGGACATGTAGCGGTATCTGCAGATCCGCTGATCGCATAAAGGAGGTTCACAGGAGATGTGGTGAACCGGAGAACGCTATTTGGAAAGCTACATTTTGA